A portion of the Vibrio coralliirubri genome contains these proteins:
- a CDS encoding IS5 family transposase gives MPKPRYKTTNWKQYNRSLINRGSLTFWIDEEAISGWAQSKQNKRGRPRRFSDLAITTALMVKRVFSMPLRALQGFIDSIFRLAHVPLSCPHYTCISRRAKQVEVSFKTKTRGAIQHLAIDATGLKVYGEGEWKVKKHGTDGKRRVWRKLHIAVDTNTHEIIAAELSLSTVTDGEVLPNLLKQTRRSILEVSGDGAYDTRACHAAIKIKGAIALIPPREGAAFWERGHPRNFAVGCQKLYDSNKYWKERYGYHKRSLSETAMYRVKQLLGGKLSLRNYNAQVGETYAMIKALNKLTGLGMPETCRID, from the coding sequence ATGCCTAAGCCTCGTTATAAAACAACCAACTGGAAGCAATACAACCGATCACTCATTAACCGTGGTTCTCTGACTTTTTGGATTGATGAAGAAGCAATAAGCGGATGGGCGCAAAGCAAACAGAATAAGCGCGGTAGGCCGCGTCGGTTCAGTGATTTAGCTATCACGACAGCACTCATGGTCAAACGAGTTTTTTCTATGCCATTGAGAGCGCTGCAAGGATTTATCGACTCGATATTTAGGTTAGCCCATGTACCGTTAAGTTGTCCGCATTACACCTGCATCAGTCGTAGAGCCAAGCAAGTTGAGGTTTCATTTAAGACTAAAACGAGAGGAGCGATACAGCACCTAGCCATTGATGCTACTGGCCTTAAGGTTTATGGCGAAGGTGAATGGAAAGTCAAAAAACATGGGACGGATGGCAAGCGTAGAGTCTGGCGAAAGCTGCATATTGCAGTCGATACCAACACTCATGAGATCATTGCCGCCGAGCTAAGTTTATCGACGGTTACAGATGGAGAAGTACTCCCGAACTTACTGAAACAAACACGCCGAAGTATCCTTGAGGTGTCTGGTGATGGCGCTTACGACACGAGAGCGTGTCACGCTGCTATTAAGATTAAGGGAGCTATTGCGCTTATTCCCCCAAGAGAAGGGGCTGCCTTCTGGGAGCGTGGTCACCCTCGAAATTTCGCCGTGGGTTGCCAGAAATTATACGACTCAAATAAGTATTGGAAAGAGCGGTATGGATACCACAAACGTTCACTCTCAGAAACAGCGATGTATCGAGTTAAACAGTTGCTAGGAGGGAAACTGAGCTTAAGAAATTACAATGCCCAGGTGGGTGAAACTTACGCGATGATAAAAGCGTTGAACAAGCTTACTGGGTTAGGTATGCCTGAAACTTGTCGTATTGACTAA